In Hypomesus transpacificus isolate Combined female chromosome 4, fHypTra1, whole genome shotgun sequence, the following are encoded in one genomic region:
- the thap7 gene encoding THAP domain-containing protein 7 isoform X1, with the protein MPRHCSAGGCKSRDTSDTRKAGITFHRLPKHGTLRRNLWIINSQRTGPHGQGTWNPQSDFIYFCSKHFTPESFELSGVSGYRRLKDDALPTLFEMFLQPKNRGRGKTQNKKGKNAVVNPRTRRPNALKVETSNRHGELEKESENAGEQTQTSGLSNEADQNSTEESRTESDPVTLTTFQSTETPCLPSQPHPGCEPPSSPSSPRPHSPSRYMRRLPPPPGFHLPREHSYAQLCPLVWRRRYDRAIDSLEKSLRLLSAARRRENRLRHTLLRLRENRLKNSLLRSRDPARERGGQGAPGEGRGQREGGSGLLAQGESEAEDLGLFEDGAGSRREWKGRGSEEEGGYCFYCGRGREEEGGRGREEEEGGRVARGSSQLCNDGGGTEPTSRRGDQPGGDPLRGGWMSRKGRDEQTEGSAWNAGAPKESFDYYYYCSAGSGDDVQVVMLEMPDRTVEAAPNPSPVLQIQAPVGVKVTACSSGASLQDGHAHVQYLQPGPSSRPSLLHADLGQGQEEELQQVFWMQEDAEGQLLLTPVPPKEEGSTEGKMESVCTPTVLMSEEEFPRDGDEKRVFVEAGGLRVVAPSGGQGGFEVRTADVRERLKEHLEGFQLQLSNELD; encoded by the exons ATGCCGAGACACTGCTCTGCGGGGGGCTGTAAGTCACGTGACACCAGCGACACTCGCAAAGCTGGGATCACTTTTCACAG ATTGCCGAAGCACGGTACCCTTCGCAGGAACCTATGGATCATCAACTCTCAACGCACCGGGCCGCACGGCCAGGGCACGTGGAACCCCCAGAGCGACTTCATTTATTTCTGCTCCAAACATTTCACCCCGGAAAGCTTTGAGCTGTCTGGAGTCAG CGGGTATAGAAGGCTGAAGGATGACGCTCTGCCAACCCTGTTTGAAATGTTCCTGCAGCCCAAGAACAGAGGGCGAGGGAAAACGCAAAATAAAAAAGGCAAAAATGCCGTCGTGAACCCGAGGACCAG GAGGCCCAATGCTCTGAAAGTGGAAACCAGCAACCGGCATGGAGAACTTGAAAAGGAATCAGAAAACGCCGGTGAACAAACACAGACCTCAGGGTTGTCTAACGAGGCTGATCAGAACAgcacagaggagagcaggacagaGTCAGACCCTGTAACCCTCACCACCTTCCAGTCTACCGagaccccctgcctcccctcccagcctcacccagGCTGtgagcctccctcctccccctcctccccccggcCTCACTCTCCGTCCCGCTACATGAGGcgccttccccctcctcctgggtTCCACCTCCCTAGGGAGCACAGCTACGCTCAGCTCTGCCCCCTGGTGTGGCGGAGGCGCTACGACCGGGCCATCGACAGCCTGGAGAAGTCTCTCCGTCTCCTCAGCGCCGCCCGGCGGAGGGAGAACCGCCTCCGTCACACCCTGCTGCGCCTCCGCGAGAACCGGCTGAAGAACAGCCTGCTGCGTTCCCGGGACCcagccagggagaggggaggccagggggccccgggggagggcagggggcaaAGAGAGGGAGGCTCTGGCCTCCTAGCACAGGGGGAGAGCGAGGCGGAGGACTTGGGTCTGTTTGAGGACGGAGCTGGTAGCAGGAGGGAGTGGAAGGGGCGGGGCtctgaggaagagggggggtacTGCTTCTACTGTGGGAGAGgccgggaggaggagggtgggagaggccgggaggaggaggagggggggagagtggcCAGGGGAAGCAGTCAGCTTTGTAACGATGGTGGAGGGACTGAGCCTACGAGTCGTCGCGGCGACCAGCCAGGTGGAGATCCTCTGAGAGGAGGGTGGATGTCAAGGAAGGGGCGAGATGAGCAGACAGAGGGATCGGCGTGGAATGCAGGAGCGCCCAAAGAAAGCTTTGACTACTACTATTACTGCAGCGCAGGCAGCGGGGACGACGTGCAGGTCGTTATGCTGGAAATGCCCGACAGGACAGTGGAAGCTGCCCCCAACCCTTCGCCTGTGCTGCAAATTCAAGCTCCGGTGGGCGTCAAGGTAACGGCGTGTTCGTCAGGGGCCTCGCTGCAGGACGGCCACGCCCACGTCCAGTACCTGCAGCCTGGCCCCTCCTCCCGGCCCAGCCTGCTGCACGCTGacctggggcaggggcaggaggaggagctgcagcaggTGTTCTGGATGCAAGAAGACGCTGAGGGCCAGCTGCTTCTGACCCCAGTTCCTCCCAAAGAGGAAGGGAGCACGGAGGGGAAGATGGAGTCGGTGTGCACGCCCACCGTACTGATGTCAGAGGAGGAGTTTCCCAGAGACGGCGATGAGAAGAGGGTGTTTGTAGAGGCTGGAGGGCTCAGGGTTGTGGCGCCCTCTGGTGGACAGGGGGGGTTCGAAGTGAGAACAGCAGATGTTCGAGAGCGGCTGAAGGAACACCTGGAGGGCTTTCAGCTACAGCTGAGCAACGAGTTGGACTGA
- the thap7 gene encoding THAP domain-containing protein 7 isoform X2 has protein sequence MVIGYRRLKDDALPTLFEMFLQPKNRGRGKTQNKKGKNAVVNPRTRRPNALKVETSNRHGELEKESENAGEQTQTSGLSNEADQNSTEESRTESDPVTLTTFQSTETPCLPSQPHPGCEPPSSPSSPRPHSPSRYMRRLPPPPGFHLPREHSYAQLCPLVWRRRYDRAIDSLEKSLRLLSAARRRENRLRHTLLRLRENRLKNSLLRSRDPARERGGQGAPGEGRGQREGGSGLLAQGESEAEDLGLFEDGAGSRREWKGRGSEEEGGYCFYCGRGREEEGGRGREEEEGGRVARGSSQLCNDGGGTEPTSRRGDQPGGDPLRGGWMSRKGRDEQTEGSAWNAGAPKESFDYYYYCSAGSGDDVQVVMLEMPDRTVEAAPNPSPVLQIQAPVGVKVTACSSGASLQDGHAHVQYLQPGPSSRPSLLHADLGQGQEEELQQVFWMQEDAEGQLLLTPVPPKEEGSTEGKMESVCTPTVLMSEEEFPRDGDEKRVFVEAGGLRVVAPSGGQGGFEVRTADVRERLKEHLEGFQLQLSNELD, from the exons ATGGTTAT CGGGTATAGAAGGCTGAAGGATGACGCTCTGCCAACCCTGTTTGAAATGTTCCTGCAGCCCAAGAACAGAGGGCGAGGGAAAACGCAAAATAAAAAAGGCAAAAATGCCGTCGTGAACCCGAGGACCAG GAGGCCCAATGCTCTGAAAGTGGAAACCAGCAACCGGCATGGAGAACTTGAAAAGGAATCAGAAAACGCCGGTGAACAAACACAGACCTCAGGGTTGTCTAACGAGGCTGATCAGAACAgcacagaggagagcaggacagaGTCAGACCCTGTAACCCTCACCACCTTCCAGTCTACCGagaccccctgcctcccctcccagcctcacccagGCTGtgagcctccctcctccccctcctccccccggcCTCACTCTCCGTCCCGCTACATGAGGcgccttccccctcctcctgggtTCCACCTCCCTAGGGAGCACAGCTACGCTCAGCTCTGCCCCCTGGTGTGGCGGAGGCGCTACGACCGGGCCATCGACAGCCTGGAGAAGTCTCTCCGTCTCCTCAGCGCCGCCCGGCGGAGGGAGAACCGCCTCCGTCACACCCTGCTGCGCCTCCGCGAGAACCGGCTGAAGAACAGCCTGCTGCGTTCCCGGGACCcagccagggagaggggaggccagggggccccgggggagggcagggggcaaAGAGAGGGAGGCTCTGGCCTCCTAGCACAGGGGGAGAGCGAGGCGGAGGACTTGGGTCTGTTTGAGGACGGAGCTGGTAGCAGGAGGGAGTGGAAGGGGCGGGGCtctgaggaagagggggggtacTGCTTCTACTGTGGGAGAGgccgggaggaggagggtgggagaggccgggaggaggaggagggggggagagtggcCAGGGGAAGCAGTCAGCTTTGTAACGATGGTGGAGGGACTGAGCCTACGAGTCGTCGCGGCGACCAGCCAGGTGGAGATCCTCTGAGAGGAGGGTGGATGTCAAGGAAGGGGCGAGATGAGCAGACAGAGGGATCGGCGTGGAATGCAGGAGCGCCCAAAGAAAGCTTTGACTACTACTATTACTGCAGCGCAGGCAGCGGGGACGACGTGCAGGTCGTTATGCTGGAAATGCCCGACAGGACAGTGGAAGCTGCCCCCAACCCTTCGCCTGTGCTGCAAATTCAAGCTCCGGTGGGCGTCAAGGTAACGGCGTGTTCGTCAGGGGCCTCGCTGCAGGACGGCCACGCCCACGTCCAGTACCTGCAGCCTGGCCCCTCCTCCCGGCCCAGCCTGCTGCACGCTGacctggggcaggggcaggaggaggagctgcagcaggTGTTCTGGATGCAAGAAGACGCTGAGGGCCAGCTGCTTCTGACCCCAGTTCCTCCCAAAGAGGAAGGGAGCACGGAGGGGAAGATGGAGTCGGTGTGCACGCCCACCGTACTGATGTCAGAGGAGGAGTTTCCCAGAGACGGCGATGAGAAGAGGGTGTTTGTAGAGGCTGGAGGGCTCAGGGTTGTGGCGCCCTCTGGTGGACAGGGGGGGTTCGAAGTGAGAACAGCAGATGTTCGAGAGCGGCTGAAGGAACACCTGGAGGGCTTTCAGCTACAGCTGAGCAACGAGTTGGACTGA
- the LOC124467451 gene encoding tektin-2-like: protein MGDQVLNERCRESCGLCIKRHLFQTGGPSLLVDQEIHWAIRSTKNHLTNRVEELSLWQNQSEDSIALVDKEITGLEQVKTQAEQCLQDGSVHRLLLGECVTLRDGRRAAELVHDHVEAGLRREVELTEEMKEQTQKNLLILLDQLRDLRNMRALLTADERDKGQAAELNGRCLSFNLHSPNLGYKYQPCHVAKGTVSYSQWMSHCRELKQTAEKLALHCGQFRATMQYTLSKLMSALETQRCATDFSLRRRVEELSRAKESLDWERQQVEDAVVEIVRDKQKMELQVMTSGSEQQVAHTRLDTLAQRPNQELCMDQPHVGLLLENMNLSRNTYVLKKKLALSE from the exons ATGGGTGATCAGGTTCTAAAtgagagatgcagggagagcTGTGGCCTGTGTATCAAACGGCACCTGTTCCAAACTGGGGGCCCTTCTCTGCTAGTTGACCAGGAG ATTCACTGGGCGATCCGCAGCACAAAGAACCACCTGACCAATCGTGTGGAGGAGTTGAGTCTGTGGCAGAACCAATCAGAAGACAGCATTGCCCTGGTGGACAAGGAAATCACTGGCCTTGAACAG gtgAAGACCCAGGCGGAGCAGTGCCTGCAGGATGGGAGTGTGCACcggctgctgctgggggagtGTGTCACGCTGAGGGACGGCCGGCGGGCCGCGGAGCTGGTCCACGACCACGTGGAGGCGGGACTGCGGAGGGAGGTGGAGCTGACGGAGGAGATGAAGGAACAGACCCAGAAGAACCTCCTCATCCTGCTGGACCAgctcag GGATCTGAGGAACATGCGGGCCCTTCTGACAGCTGATGAAAGGGACAAGGGCCAAGCTGCTGAGCTCAACGGACGCTGCTTGAGCTTTAACCTGCATTCCCCCAACCTGGGCTACAAGTACCAACCCTGCCACGTAGCCAAGGG GACTGTGAGCTACAGCCAGTGGATGTCCCACTGCAGAGAGCTGAAGCAGACAGCTGAGAAGTTGGCCCTTCACTGTGGCCAGTTCAGAGCGACCATGCAGTACACCCTGTCTAAG ctgatgAGTGCGCTGGAGACCCAGCGATGTGCCACTGACTTCagtctgaggaggagggtggaggagctgagCAGAGCCAAGGAGTCTCTGGACTGGGAGAGACAGCAG GTGGAAGATGCGGTGGTGGAGATAGTCAGGGACAAGCAGAAGATGGAGCTGCAGGTCATGACCTCTGGCTCAGAGCAACAGGTAGCCCACACCCGTCTGGACACTCTGGCTCAGAGGCCCAACCAGGAACTCTGCATGGAccag CCTCACGTTGGCCTCCTGCTGGAAAATATGAACCTGAGCCGGAATACGTAcgtcctgaagaagaagctgGCCCTCTCAGAGTGA
- the nup153 gene encoding nuclear pore complex protein Nup153, with protein MAATGGGKIRSRRYHIASKPYAKSKQQQQPGLISRVTDTVKSIVPSWLQKYFRNGEAAEGGGAVPGAGQDQAPPSNGNEDMAPPLDGRDSPEPTTSNTEPSTSRASLNLHDHVLSRPPLNRSHLHFPSLDSPPGHGAPGGSALFSQPSTSFAPPPFHASSSYSLVKEIKDSSSQHEDDNISTTSGFSSRASEKDVPASKTASFPQLWSPDTDRTHSGHHPAQSSLKKPAFNLSVFGASSTSTMNSSVLSSRQLGDSPFYAGKTTYGGAAAARAGRSRLGTPYQAPVRRQMKAKPAGAQPCGVNSATARRILQSLERMSSPLADAKRIPSPATCPLSTSLDGTILERSHVLTKKRRLDSPRPPVQKLVIPSAASYSANRSMSFRPSLTPRGLARPLTPRDTPSRQSPQIAETLAGPSQSTSSLLYPICSTPAASTPQASAPQASAPQASTPGSGGGKMKRERTSTRPSSKRPDDETADVPDLPAISLPISTSGLPTFSFSSLPPATATPTATPTATPTATPTAMPTATPMTPVAAELVNNKDPPTACSPPCAPFTFSSPIVMATAASPTSFLPSAGFTFSAPVAKTTPSVSNGNMDSHTGSVHLSATDSVVTVDYTAPDVTEQAEEFEGPFKPAKTLKQGSVLDLLKSPGFSSPVAGLSPSPEPSALAPLAVSTAPSSSGFGDLFKPPAGSWICSVCMVQNKPSHTKCVACQSLQPNTSSSSMKTTSASELLSTATTGTTTPMGTTTPMGTTTPMGFKGLFTVPTGTWDCDTCLVQNKPDVVKCVACETAKPGAGVKPSPTLPAFSGAKALSNNPSTSSGFAGFGDKFKKPEGAWECGTCMVQNKAQDSKCVACMSAKPGASSSPPPASAAAPLLGFGDQFKKPEGSWECGVCTVQNKAADLQCVACQSAKPGATVEPKAFGSSSFGASSDSGTGGFKFGTSSESTSGAGFQFGGSLTDSSSTNASAGGFKFGAPPSESSSSGGFKFGGTLSDMSTNNGGFKFGGGSSAAAASDDTKADPPSTGGFTFGVSGGSALGNCSSGHNSKALVGGFSFGFPAASQDRKENGSPSTDGTSTDGTSTGAAPLFGSLAAAEPSLTSTPLGGAAFGAPTSAENDLPAPSFTFGKPDEKESSGFGFSGKEAESSPAPSMGGFSFSAADPPQESAQPSFTFGKPADKSEAVADGPKAAFSFGQSTTDAVASNPKPVFGFIASTSAPSSTTPAPSMFGASITSAPSSSTPAPSLFGAPITSTPAPSSTTPAPSMFGASITSAPSSTTPAPSLFGAPITSAPSSTTPAPSLFGAPITSAPSSTTPAPSLFGAPINSAPATSSFLFGQTASSDAPPAKAFMFGQSQDSQGSQVALPSLNAAPSQPFLFGSAAGAPPATPPSFTFGATAPPAASTPATAPSSGPSPFVFSPAPSAGFGSTQSPAFGQVSSQPSAPAFGAPSPFLGAPSSQSPAFGAASVFGSAASSAPGGGFQFGGASAFGSASSSAGVFAFGGGPGGSPAPPSTPSLVPQPTATGGGFTFAQPPAFNIGSTKNSFTPTPAGQNAIAGRKIKTAVRRRK; from the exons AGCCCTCAACGAGCAGGGCGTCCCTCAACCTCCACGACCACGTCCTGTCCCGGCCTCCCCTCAACCGCTCCCACCTCCACTTCCCCTCCCTGGACTCTCCCCCGGGGCATGGGGCCCCCGGGGGCTCGGCCCTCTtctcccagccctccacctccttcgCTCCGCCTCCCTTCCACGCCTCCTCCAGCTACTCCCTGGTGAAGGAGATCAAGGACTCCAGCTCGCAGCACGAGGACGACAACATCTCCACCACCAGCGGCTTCTCCTCCCGCGCATCAGAAAAAG ATGTCCCGGCCTCCAAGACAGCTTCATTCCCCCAGCTGTGGTCCCCAGACACGGACAGGACCCACTCCGGGCACCACCCGGCCCAGTCCAGCCTGAAGAAGCCTGCCTTCAACCTGTCTGTGTTCGGAGCCTCCTCCACT TCTACGATGAACAGCTCTGTGCTGAGCTCCAGACAGCTGGGAGACTCTCCGTTCTACGCAGGCAAAACCACGTACGGAGGGGCTGCGGCGGCCAGGGCAGGACGCTCACGCCTGGGCACGCCCTACCAG GCCCCAGTGAGGAGGCAGATGAAGGCAAAGCCGGCAGGAGCCCAGCCATGCGGGGTGAACAGCGCCACAGCTCGACGCATCCTGCAGTCCCTGGAGCGCATGTCCAGCCCTCTGGCT GATGCTAAGAGGATCCCTTCCCCGGCCACCTGTCCTCTGTCCACA TCTCTGGATGGCACCATCCTGGAGCGATCTCATGTGCTGACCAAAAAGAGGAGG CTGGACTCTCCGCGCCCCCCGGTTCAGAAGCTGGTCATCCCCTCTGCTGCCTCGTATTCAGCTAACAGATCCATGTCCTTCAGGCCCTCGCTGACCCCGAGGGGCCTGgcacgacctctgaccccaAGAGACACG CCCTCAAGACAATCACCTCAGATAGCAGAAACGCTGGCAGGTCCCTCTCAAAG CACAAGCAGCCTGCTCTACCCCATCTGCAGCACACCTGCTGCCAGCACCCCCCAGGCCAGCGCCCCCCAGGCCAGCGCCCCCCAGGCCAGCACCCCTGGCTCCGGCGGGGGCaagatgaagagggagaggaccAGCACTCGACCCTCCTCCAAGCGCCCCGATGACGAG ACTGCTGATGTACCTGACCTACCAGCCATCTCTCTACCAATCAGCACTTCTGGCCTTCCCACCTTCagcttctcctcccttccccctgccACAGCCACGCCCACAGCCACGCCCACAGCCACGCCCACAGCCACGCCCACAGCCATGCCCACAGCCACGCCCATGACTCCTGTGGCTGCCGAGTTGGTCAACAACAAG GATCCTCCTACTGCTTGCTCGCCCCCCTGCGCCCCGTTCACCTTCTCCTCGCCCATCGTCATGGCTACTGCTGCCAGCCCCACGTCCTTCTTGCCCTCC GCCGGATTCACCTTCAGCGCACCTGTAGCCAAAACCACTCCCTCGGTGTCCAACGGCAACATGGACAGTCACACAGGTTCCGTCCATCTATCTGCAACAGACTCAGTGGTCACGG TCGACTACACGGCTCCTGATGTTACAGAGCAGGCAGAGGAGTTCGAGGGTCCCTTCAAACCAGCCAAGACCCTGAAGCAGGGCAGCGTGCTGGATTTGCTCAAATCTCCTG GTTTCTCCTCTCCGGTGGCAGGGCTGTCCCCTAGCCCAGAGCCCAGTGCCCTGGCCCCCCTTGCTGTGtccacagccccctccagcTCCGGCTTCGGGGACCTGTTCAAGCCCCCGGCTGGATCCTGGATCTGCAGCGTGTGCATGGTGCAGAACAAACCCAGCCACACCAAATGTGTGGCCTGTCAATCCCTGCAGCCCAACACATCCTCATCCTCCATGAAAACAACATCAGCCTCAGAGCTCCTCAGTACAGCCACCACGGGGACTACAACTCCCATGGGGACTACAACTCCCATGGGGACTACAACTCCCATGGGCTTTAAGGGCCTCTTCACAGTCCCCACTGGGACCTGGGACTGCGACACGTGTCTGGTGCAGAACAAGCCCGATGTAGTCAAATGTGTGGCCTGCGAGACCGCCAAGCCTGGGGCTGGAGTTAAGCCCTCTCCGACTCTCCCTGCTTTCTCTGGGGCCAAGGCTTTGAGCAACAACCCCTCCACCTCGTCAGGGTTCGCAGGATTCGGAGACAAGTTCAAAAAGCCGGAGGGGGCGTGGGAATGTGGTACCTGTATGGTTCAGAACAAGGCGCAAGACAGCAAGTGTGTGGCCTGCATGAGTGCTAAACCAG GAGCATCATcgtcccctccccccgcctctgCTGCCGCCCCCCTGCTGGGCTTTGGGGACCAGTTTAAGAAGCCAGAAGGAAGCTGGGAGTGTGGCGTGTGCACGGTGCAGAACAAGGCTGCTGACCTCCAGTGTGTGGCCTGCCAGTCAGCCAAGCCTGGGGCCACGGTGGAGCCCAAAG CCTTTGGTTCCTCCTCTTTTGGCGCGTCGTCAGATTCTGGCACTGGAGGGTTCAAGTTCGGCACCTCGTCAGAGTCTACCTCTGGTGCCGGCTTCCAGTTTGGCGGCAGCCTCACAGACTCCTCATCCACCAACGCCTCCGCCGGAGGATTCAAGTTTGGAGCTCCGCCCTCCGAGTCCTCTTCCTCTGGAGGGTTTAAGTTTGGAGGCACCTTGTCAGACATGTCTACCAACAACGGAGGGTTCAAATTCGGCGGGGGCTCCTCTGCAGCTGCCGCCAGCGACGACACAAAGGCAGACCCTCCCAGCACGGGCGGGTTTACATTTGGGGTTAGCGGGGGGTCGGCGCTGGGTAACTGCAGCTCCGGCCACAACAGCAAAGCCTTGGTGGGAGGCTTCTCGTTCGGCTTCCCCGCAGCCTcccaggacaggaaggagaacgGGTCTCCGTCCACAGACGGCACGTCCACAGACGGCACGTCCACTGGGGCGGCTCCACTGTTTGGGAGCCTAGCAGCGGCTGAGCCCAGCCTGACCTCCACACCACTGGGGGGCGCTGCCTTCGGAGCGCCAACGTCCGCCGAGAATGatctccctgctccctctttCACGTTCGGGAAGCCCGATGAGAAGGAGTCGTCTGGGTTTGGTTTTAGCGGGAAGGAAGCAGAGAGCTCTCCAGCGCCATCTATGGGCGGCTTCTCCTTCAGTGCAGCGGACCCTCCCCAGGagtcagcccagcccagcttcaCCTTTGGGAAACCGGCGGATAAGAGTGAGGCGGTCGCAGACGGGCCAAAGGCTGCGTTCAGCTTTGGGCAGAGCACCACAG ATGCTGTTGCCTCAAACCCCAAACCGGTGTTTGGTTTCATAGCCAGCACCTCCGCCCCCTCATCCACTACCCCAGCCCCTAGTATGTTTGGGGCCTCCAtcacctccgccccctcctcctccaccccggcCCCTAGCCTTTTTGGGGCCCCAATCACATCTACCCCTGcaccctcatccaccacccCAGCCCCTAGCATGTTTGGGGCCTCCATCACCTCTGCCCCATCATCCACTACCCCAGCCCCTAGCCTATTTGGGGCCCCAAtcacctccgccccctcctccaccaccccagcccctagcctctTTGGGGCCCCCATaacctccgccccctcctccaccaccccagcccctagcctctTTGGGGCCCCCATCAACTCTGCCCCAGCCACCAGCTCCTTCCTCTTTGGCCAGACAGCATCCAGCGATGCCCCCCCAGCCAAGGCCTTCATGTTTGGGCAGAGCCAGGACAGCCAGGGCTCCCAGGtagccctcccctccctgaacGCAGCCCCCTCCCAGCCCTTCCTGTTTGGGTCTGCAGCCGGCGCTCCCCCCgccactcccccctccttcaccttcggggccacagcgccccctgctgcCTCAACCCCAG CCACTGCCCCCTcgtcaggcccctccccctttgtcttcagccccgccccctctgcTGGGTTTGGCAGCACTCAGAGCCCCGCCTTCGGCCAGGTGTCGTCTCAGCCCAGCGCCCCGGCCTTTGgggccccctcccccttcctgggggccccctcctcccagtcccCTGCCTTTGGTGCTGCCTCTGTGTTTGGATCAGCAGCCAGCTCTGCTCCAG GAGGGGGGTTCCAGTTCGGGGGAGCCAGCGCCTTTGGCTCTGCCAGCAGCAGCGCGGGGGTGTTTGCTTttgggggaggaccagggggatCGCCCGCCCCCCCTTCTACTCCCTCCCTTGTGCCCCAGCCCACAGCCACAGGAGGGGGGTTCACCTTTGCACAGCCCCCTGCCTTCAACATTGG GTCAACCAAGAACAGCTTCACCCCGACCCCCGCGGGCCAGAACGCCATCGCTGGACGGAAGATCAAAACAGCTGTCCGACGCAGGAAGTAG